One window from the genome of Elaeis guineensis isolate ETL-2024a chromosome 5, EG11, whole genome shotgun sequence encodes:
- the LOC140857957 gene encoding probable ethylene response sensor 1 encodes MQGEASNCSGCWKMEGCDCFEPQWPAEELLIKYQYISDFFIALAYFSIPLELIYFVKKSSFFPYRRILVQFGPFIVLCGASHLINLWTFTVYSKTVAIVTTVAKISTAAVSCATALMLVRIIPDLLSVKTRELFLKSKAEELDREMGLIRTQEETGRHVRMLTHEIRSTLDRHPRPLY; translated from the coding sequence ATGCAAGGGGAAGCTAGTAATTGCAGTGGTTGCTGGAAGATGGAGGGTTGTGACTGCTTTGAGCCACAATGGCCTGCTGAAGAACTTCTAATTAAATATCAATACATATCAGATTTCTTCATAGCccttgcttatttctctattccACTTGAGCTCATTTATTTTGTGAAGAAGTCTTCCTTCTTTCCATATAGAAGGATTCTGGTTCAGTTTGGTCCATTTATTGTCCTTTGTGGAGCAAGCCATCTCATAAACTTGTGGACGTTCACAGTTTACTCAAAAACTGTTGCCATTGTTACGACTGTTGCGAAAATTTCAACTGCTGCCGTGTCCTGTGCAACAGCTCTAATGCTTGTTCGTATCATTCCTGATTTGCTGAGTGTAAAGACAAGAGAGTTGTTTTTGAAGAGCAAAGCTGAAGAACTGGATAGAGAAATGGGCTTGATACGGACACAGGAAGAAACAGGAAGACATGTTAGAATGCTTACGCATGAAATCAGAAGCACACTTGATAGACATCCGAGACCTTTATATTAA